Proteins from one Gossypium raimondii isolate GPD5lz chromosome 8, ASM2569854v1, whole genome shotgun sequence genomic window:
- the LOC105789961 gene encoding 60S ribosomal protein L23A has product MAPKVEKKGDPKAQALKAAKAVKSGVTFKKKAKKIRTKVTFHRPKTLKKDRNPKYPRISAPPRNKLDHYQILKFPLTTESAMKKIEDNNTLVFIVDIRADKKKIKDAVKKMYDIQAKKVNTLIRPDGTKKAYVRLTPDYDALDVANKIGII; this is encoded by the exons ATGGCCCCAAAAG TCGAGAAGAAAGGAGATCCGAAGGCACAAGCCTTGAAAGCTGCAAAAGCAGTGAAATCCGGTGTCACTTTTAAGAAGAAAGCAAAGAAGATCCGAACAAAGGTTACATTCCATAGGCCAAAGACCTTGAAGAAGGACAGGAACCCTAAATATCCCCGCATTAGTGCTCCACCGAGGAACAAGCTTGATCATTATCAGATCCTCAAGTTTCCCCTCACAACTGAGTCAGCAATGAAGAAGATTGAAGACAATAACACTTTGGTTTTCATTGTTGACATTCGTGCTGACAAGAAGAAGATAAAGGATGCTGTAAAGAAGATGTACGATATTCAAGCCAAGAAAGTAAACACCTTGATCAG GCCTGATGGTACGAAGAAGGCATACGTTAGGTTGACACCTGATTACGATGCCTTGGACGTGGCAAACAAAATCGGAATTATCTAA
- the LOC105789964 gene encoding 60S ribosomal protein L35, with protein sequence MARIKVHELRNKSKTELLTQLKDLKAELSLLRVAKVTGGAPNKLSKIKVVRLSIAQVLTVISQKQKAALREAYKKKKFLPLDLRPKKTRAIRRRLTKHQQSLKTEREKKKEMYFPMRKYAIKV encoded by the exons ATGG CAAGGATCAAGGTGCACGAGTTAAGGAACAAATCAAAGACAGAGCTGTTGACTCAGCTCAAGGATTTAAAAGCCGAACTTTCTCTCCTTCGTGTTGCCAAGGTCACTGGTGGTGCCCCCAATAAGCTCTCCAAGAT taaggTGGTGAGGCTATCCATTGCTCAAGTATTGACGGTGATATCCCAAAAACAGAAGGCTGCTTTGAGGGAAGCTTATAAGAAGAAGAAGTTTTTGCCTCTTGATCTCCGTCCCAAGAAGACCAGAGCTATTCGCCGCCGCCTTACCAAGCACCAG CAATCTTTGAAAACCGAGCGGGAGAAAAAGAAGGAGATGTACTTTCCGATGAGGAAGTATGCCATTAAGGTATAA
- the LOC105789963 gene encoding histone H2B, with protein MAPKAEKKPAEKKPAEEKKTVAEKAPAEKKPKAGKKLPKEGGAAAGDKKKKRVKKSTETYKIYIFKVLKQVHPDIGISSKAMGIMNSFINDIFEKLAQESSRLARYNKKPTITSREIQTAVRLVLPGELAKHAVSEGTKAVTKFTSS; from the coding sequence ATGGCACCAAAAGCTGAGAAGAAGCCAGCTGAGAAGAAGCCAGCGGAGGAGAAGAAGACGGTAGCTGAGAAAGCCCCTGCCGAGAAGAAGCCAAAGGCAGGCAAAAAGCTTCCCAAGGAAGGCGGAGCTGCGGCCGgagacaagaagaagaagagggtcAAGAAGAGTACTGAGACCTACAAGATCTACATCTTCAAGGTCTTGAAGCAAGTTCACCCTGATATCGGTATCTCAAGCAAGGCTATGGGAATCATGAACAGCTTCATCAATGATATCTTTGAAAAGCTTGCCCAAGAATCGTCTAGGCTCGCAAGGTACAACAAGAAGCCTACCATCACTTCCAGGGAAATCCAGACCGCTGTTAGGCTTGTACTTCCCGGTGAGCTTGCGAAACACGCCGTTTCTGAAGGGACCAAGGCCGTTACCAAGTTTACATCTTCTTGA
- the LOC105789959 gene encoding ankyrin repeat-containing protein At5g02620, with amino-acid sequence MEAPATEQPSVPARRKKMTKQLTGKRDDTNLHAAARAGNLAAVSELLKNTGPDELKELLPKQNQSGETALYVAAEYGYVDLVEEMINYYDLTDAAIKARNGFDAFHIAAKQGDLEILKLLLGVHPELAMTVDLSNTTALHTAATQGHIEIVNFLLEAGSGLATIARSNGKTALHSAARNGHLEVVKALLASEPGIAPRTDKKGQTALHMAVKGQNLVVVEELIGVDPSLMINMVDTKGNTALHIASRKGRIEIVKLLLRYKETDMKAVNRSGETAFDTAEKTGQPDIAALLQQHGVQSARLIKPATPNPARELKQTVSDIKHEVHNQLEHTRQTRKHVQGIVKRLHKMHSEGLNNAINSTTVVAVLIATVAFAGIFQVPGQYVDDAKNVPPGLSLGEARIGQNPAFVIFFIFDSISLFISLAVVVVQTSVVVIESKAKKQLMAVINKIMWLACVLVSVAYLALSFVVVGDERWLAIGVTIIGSVIMFATLGTMCYWVIRHRIKASSKRNIRRSSMESQSQSYPLSDTEILNNELNKMYAI; translated from the exons aTGGAGGCACCAGCAACCGAGCAGCCATCTGTTCCTGCTCGTAGGAAAAAGATGACGAAACAGTTAACTGGGAAACGTGATGATACGAACCTACATGCTGCTGCAAGAGCTGGAAATCTTGCTGCCGTGTCTGAATTATTGAAAAACACTGGGCCGGATGAACTTAAAGAACTGTTGCCTAAACAGAACCAATCCGGCGAAACCGCCTTATATGTCGCCGCTGAATACGGTTATGTCGATTTGGTCGAGGAGATGATTAACTATTATGATCTTACAGATGCTGCGATCAAAGCTAGAAATGGTTTTGATGCTTTTCACATTGCTGCTAAACAAGGagatttag AGATTTTGAAACTGCTGTTGGGGGTGCATCCGGAATTGGCAATGACGGTTGATTTATCAAACACTACTGCATTGCACACAGCTGCAACACAAGGCCATATAGAGattgtgaattttttattagagGCAGGTAGTGGTTTGGCTACTATAGCAAGGAGTAATGGTAAAACAGCTTTACATTCAGCAGCAAGAAATGGGCATCTAGAAGTTGTGAAGGCACTTTTGGCTAGTGAACCCGGGATTGCACCAAGGACCGATAAGAAAGGCCAAACCGCACTTCATATGGCAGTGAAAGGCCAAAATCTTGTGGTGGTTGAAGAACTGATCGGTGTTGATCCGTCGTTGATGATAAACATGGTTGATACTAAAGGAAATACAGCCTTACATATAGCCAGTAGGAAAGGAAGAATTGAG ATTGTTAAGTTGTTGCTTAGATACAAAGAAACCGACATGAAAGCTGTTAACAGAAGTGGTGAAACTGCTTTTGACACAGCTGAGAAAACAGGGCAACCGGATATAGCAGCTTTGTTGCAACAGCATGGGGTTCAAAGTGCTCGACTCATTAAGCCTGCAACACCGAATCCAGCTCGGGAGTTGAAACAAACCGTGAGCGATATAAAACATGAAGTGCACAATCAACTAGAACACACCCGACAAACTAGAAAACACGTCCAAGGGATTGTCAAAAGGCTCCACAAAATGCATTCTGAAGGGCTTAACAATGCAATAAACTCCACTACTGTAGTTGCTGTGTTAATTGCCACGGTTGCCTTTGCTGGTATTTTCCAAGTTCCTGGTCAATATGTGGATGATGCAAAAAACGTTCCTCCTGGACTCTCCCTTGGTGAAGCAAGGATAGGCCAAAACCCGGCTTTCGTAATATTCTTCATCTTCGATTCGATTTCCCTCTTCATTTCCCTAGCTGTTGTGGTGGTTCAGACCTCAGTTGTAGTCATTGAAAGCAAGGCAAAGAAGCAGTTGATGGCTGTTATCAACAAGATAATGTGGTTAGCTTGTGTGCTTGTTTCAGTGGCATACTTAGCCTTGTCATTCGTTGTGGTCGGAGATGAACGATGGTTAGCTATCGGAGTTACCATTATTGGATCGGTAATAATGTTTGCAACTTTAGGCACTATGTGTTACTGGGTGATCAGGCATCGAATTAAGGCTTCGAGCAAACGAAATATTCGAAGATCTTCAATGGAGAGCCAGTCACAATCTTATCCATTGTCAGATACTGAAATACTAAACAATGAGCTTAACAAAATGTATGCTATTTAG
- the LOC105789960 gene encoding uncharacterized protein LOC105789960: protein MASLFISHTLFPSKSRLFRGLTLYPHRHGFASFTNCSKNNNNLTTPPSQDQDKKLPSSKEKLSFAAATGELFLGIASKLIKNRLNNEDSTSLVFLRPRKRINESEVENNGNNDKERIGLVMKDEIEPEVIWEQRVKDIEAENERRVVTSPGFSFSGGGFLLPYHLGVAQFLIEKGYIQETTPLAGSSAGAIVCAVIASGATMDLALKVAKILADDCRRKGTALRLGAVLRDLLNEYLPPDSHTRCNGRIRVAITQILWRPRGLLVDQFDSREDLINAVITSSFIPGYVAARPAAIFRNRLCLDGGLTFFMPPTSASKTVRVCAFPASRMGVEGIGISPDCNPENRVTGRELFSWAREPADEENFERLFELGYLDAAVWGEQNPVEDIVVDESPLVENGSRM, encoded by the exons ATGGCTTCTCTTTTCATTTCCCATACCTTGTTTCCCTCTAAATCTCGCCTCTTTCGTGGGTTAACCCTTTATCCACACCGCCATGGTTTCGCTTCCTTCACCAACTGCTCTAAAAACAACAATAACCTCACAACACCACCTTCACAAGATCAAGATAAAAAACTTCCTTCTTCTAAAGAGAAACTGTCTTTTGCTGCAGCAACAGGGGAGCTTTTCTTGGGGAttgcatcaaaattaattaaaaacagaTTGAATAATGAAGACTCAACAAGCCTGGTTTTTCTCAGGCCCAGAAAGAGAATAAATGAGAGTGAGGTTGAAAATAATGGAAACAATGATAAGGAGAGAATTGGTTTAGTGATGAAGGATGAGATAGAACCAGAGGTGATATGGGAACAAAGGGTTAAAGACATTGAAGCTGAGAATGAAAGAAGAGTGGTTACAAGCCCTGGGTTTAGCTTTTCTGGTGGTGGCTTTTTGCTTCCTTATCATCTTGGAGTTGCCCAGTTTCTCATTGAAAAGGGTTACATACAg GAAACAACACCATTGGCTGGTTCATCTGCTGGTGCCATAGTGTGTGCAGTGATTGCTTCTGGAGCTACAATGGATTTAGCTCTAAAAGTTGCTAAAATCTTAGCTGATGATTGCCGGCGTAAAGGGACAGCTCTTCGTCTTGGG GCTGTTCTTCGAGATCTTCTTAACGAGTATCTGCCTCCCGATTCTCATACTAGGTGCAATGGGCGGATTCGTG TTGCTATAACTCAGATTCTTTGGAGGCCTAGGGGTTTACTGGTGGATCAATTTGATTCTAGAGAAGATCTAATCAATGCAGtaattacatcttccttcattcCTGG GTATGTTGCTGCTCGCCCTGCTGCAATTTTCAGAAATCGTTTGTGCCTTGATGGGGGTTTGACATTTTTTATGCCCCCAACATCTGCTTCTAAAACG GTCCGAGTTTGTGCTTTCCCAGCCAGTAGGATGGGAGTGGAAGGAATCGGGATTAGTCCAGACTGTAATCCCGAGAATAGGGTAACCGGAAGAGAG CTTTTCAGCTGGGCAAGGGAACCGGCAGATGAAGAAAATTTCGAGAGGCTCTTTGAGCTCGGATATCTAGATGCAGCTGTATGGGGAGAGCAGAACCCTGTCGAAGACATTGTTGTCGATGAAAGTCCCCTTGTCGAGAATGGTTCTAGAATGTAA